A single genomic interval of Caldisalinibacter kiritimatiensis harbors:
- a CDS encoding IclR family transcriptional regulator, translating into MSRNQSSIQKTINILKQLARAPYEMTALELSNELSINRSTVHRILNTLKDEMLVLQNPVNKKYTLGPMAYHIGIAYINNQTNSEQIKYILNEVAKETKQSVGYAMLIDGKIMNIYEIENYQPIKIGYRPGSFYPIHCGAYGKCITAFIEPKEKLKKIVYSSELYKKTPNTITDPEELLKEYEKIRKNGYAISNEESLLGAIGIGAPVRNSSGKVIGSVAAASIKSALTNSDFEFIKQKVIEAAQKISKFIP; encoded by the coding sequence GTGAGCAGAAATCAATCATCTATACAAAAAACAATTAACATATTAAAGCAATTAGCTAGAGCACCTTATGAAATGACAGCATTAGAGTTATCTAATGAACTAAGTATAAATAGAAGTACGGTACATAGAATATTGAATACTTTAAAGGATGAAATGTTAGTTTTACAAAATCCTGTGAACAAAAAGTATACTCTAGGGCCTATGGCCTATCATATTGGCATAGCTTATATTAACAATCAAACTAATTCTGAGCAGATAAAATATATATTGAATGAAGTAGCAAAGGAAACTAAACAATCTGTAGGATATGCAATGTTAATAGATGGTAAGATAATGAATATATATGAGATTGAGAACTATCAACCAATAAAAATAGGATATAGACCTGGAAGCTTTTATCCAATTCATTGCGGTGCTTATGGTAAATGCATAACTGCTTTTATTGAGCCTAAAGAAAAATTAAAGAAGATAGTTTATTCTTCAGAACTATATAAGAAAACCCCTAATACAATTACTGACCCAGAAGAATTATTAAAGGAATATGAGAAGATTAGAAAAAATGGTTATGCAATAAGTAATGAAGAAAGCTTACTAGGAGCCATAGGAATTGGCGCACCTGTGAGAAATTCTAGCGGTAAAGTAATTGGGAGTGTTGCAGCTGCATCAATAAAAAGTGCTTTAACTAATAGTGATTTTGAGTTTATTAAACAAAAAGTAATAGAAGCAGCACAAAAAATTAGTAAGTTTATTCCATAA
- a CDS encoding dicarboxylate/amino acid:cation symporter produces MKKRMSLTKKILVGLILGALFGLILNKIPSDFIKNTIFVNGILKLVGQIFINSIKMLVVPLVFVSLVCGASAIGDVKKLGRVGVKTLGFYMATTAVAITLALVIAKVINPGIGLDLSNVLKQEPTIGTAKPLVEVITDMVPQNPIASLANGSMLQIIVFALFTGVTMALIREKAEPVINIFNSLNEIIMKMVKLIMLIAPYGVFALIAKTFATVGFEAMFPLLKYMLAVLLALLIHALFTYMGVLGLLGRLNPIKFFKNMGSAMSVAFSTASSSGTLPLTIETVEKKCGVSKNVASFTLPLGATINMDGTAIMQGVAVIFISQVYGIDLSIQAILTVIFTAVLASVGTAGVPGVGLITLSMVLTSVGLPVEGIALIIGIDRLLDMCRTVVNITGDAVCTIVVAKSEGEFDENVYYAENESIEYEGLENNKETFSNSASELI; encoded by the coding sequence GTGAAGAAAAGAATGAGTCTCACAAAGAAGATATTAGTTGGGTTAATTTTAGGTGCGTTGTTTGGGTTAATTTTAAATAAAATTCCATCGGATTTTATAAAAAATACTATTTTTGTTAATGGTATATTGAAATTGGTTGGACAAATATTTATAAACTCTATAAAGATGTTAGTTGTACCTTTAGTATTTGTATCGTTAGTATGTGGAGCTTCTGCAATTGGAGATGTTAAGAAACTTGGGAGAGTAGGAGTTAAAACTTTAGGATTCTATATGGCTACAACAGCTGTGGCTATAACTTTAGCTTTAGTTATAGCAAAAGTTATAAACCCTGGAATAGGACTTGATTTATCTAATGTCTTAAAACAAGAACCTACAATAGGAACAGCAAAACCACTAGTGGAAGTAATAACTGATATGGTACCACAAAATCCAATAGCTTCTTTAGCTAATGGTTCTATGTTACAAATAATTGTATTTGCCTTGTTCACTGGAGTTACTATGGCACTTATAAGAGAAAAAGCAGAACCAGTGATTAATATATTTAATTCACTTAATGAAATAATAATGAAAATGGTCAAATTAATAATGCTTATTGCTCCATATGGTGTATTTGCTCTTATAGCGAAAACGTTTGCTACTGTAGGGTTTGAAGCCATGTTTCCATTATTAAAATACATGCTTGCTGTGCTATTAGCTTTACTTATTCACGCTCTCTTTACATATATGGGCGTTTTAGGTTTGCTAGGAAGACTTAATCCAATAAAGTTTTTTAAGAACATGGGTTCAGCGATGAGTGTTGCATTTTCTACAGCATCTAGTAGTGGAACTCTTCCATTAACAATAGAAACAGTAGAGAAAAAATGTGGAGTATCAAAAAATGTAGCATCTTTTACATTACCTCTAGGAGCAACTATAAACATGGACGGAACCGCTATAATGCAAGGTGTTGCAGTAATATTTATATCTCAAGTATATGGTATAGATTTATCTATTCAAGCAATATTAACAGTTATTTTTACAGCTGTACTTGCATCTGTAGGAACGGCAGGGGTTCCAGGAGTAGGGCTCATAACTCTTTCAATGGTTCTTACATCAGTTGGACTACCTGTAGAGGGAATTGCATTAATTATAGGAATAGATAGACTACTTGATATGTGTAGAACAGTTGTTAATATTACTGGAGATGCAGTTTGTACAATAGTGGTAGCTAAATCAGAAGGTGAGTTTGATGAAAATGTATATTATGCTGAAAACGAATCCATAGAATATGAAGGACTAGAAAATAATAAAGAAACTTTTAGTAATTCTGCATCTGAGTTGATATAA